The following nucleotide sequence is from Acetobacteroides hydrogenigenes.
AGTATTCAGGCGGATATTCTCCTTAACCACATACTCGCAACGGTTGTAAACAACAGGGCTAACCTCATCCTTTACCTCGGCAAGCATTTCGAGAGTAACATCGCGTAGGCTTTGCACCTGCGGATGCTTCTTTGCGATAACGCCAACCCCCTCTTCGCACTGGCTCCTGCGCACGTTATACTCCGAAGAAGCCAAAGTGTGCTTTACGTTGGTGTCTAAAAGAATTACCTTATATCCGTTTAGCTGAAAAGGAACCAGTTCGTACTCCAAGGAGCGGCAGTCTAGCTTCATTAGCATGTCCTTTTGCCCATGCAGCGAAGCAAACTGGTCCATAATTCCGCAACGAACACCTGCATAGTTATGCTCGGCAAGTTGTCCAACCTTAGCAAGCTGCATACGGGTAAGCCCAAATCCATTCATATCGTTAATGGCAAAAGCAAAGGCGCTTTCGAGAGCTGCTGACGAAGACATTCCTCCACCTAGAGGCACGTTGCCTCCAAATACGCAGTCAAAACCAGGGGTGGTGTATCCCAAAGCCTTTAACTCCATAATAACGCCCAAAATGTAGTTTGCCCAAGAGTAAGGGGTCTTTTGCCCGTTTGCGACAAACGAAGTCTCCTCTTTAAAATCGATAGAGGCTACATTAAACGCATCTGTTCCGTTGGGCTTTATCTCCAAAACAATAGCTTTGTCGATTGCTCCCGGAAGAACAAAGCCAAGATTGTAATCGGTGTGCTCGCCAATAAGGTTAACACGCCCGGGTGCAGCATAAACAGCCCCAGTTGCACTAAACCTATCGCGGAAAAATTTTCTAACTGTTTCCTTTAACATTTTTGTTGTACGTGGTTACCACCAAATGGTGTAGATAAATATAAGAATTGCAATTATCACAAGCGAGGTAATCTTGAAGCCTATCCCGGTGTTAAACATACCCTTTTCGAGAACAATTGACTTGGCGCTTTCGGGCTTCTTCTCAATGTATGCAGAGATAACCATGACAAGCACACAGATAAAGAATACGATCATCATCCTATCCATAAATGGGATCTCGGGAGTAGCAACCTTCAGAATAAACGAGAATACGAATGTTCCTAGAGCTGCAAGTAAGGCGCCATTTGCAGTGGCCCTCTTCCAGAAGAATCCAAGAAGGAAAATAGCAAGAGCACCTGGGCTAACAAATCCCGTAAACTCCTGAATAAACTGGAATGCTTGATCGAGATTTTGGAGCATAATGGCAACTGGGATTGCGATAAGAAGAGCAACACCTGCCGTAATTCTACCAACCTTTACAAGGTGAGTTTGAGAAGCATCCTTCTTGATGTAGCCATTATAGATATCCATTGTAAAGATGGTAGAAATGCTGTTCATCATCGAAGCTAACGAGCTAACAATAGCAGCAACAAGCGCAGCAAATGCCAACCCCTTAACTCCATTTGGAACAAAGTTATGTAGCAACCAAGGGTAAGCAGCATCAGGCTTAGAGATCTCGTTGTAGTGTGCATTGGTAGGATCGCTGGTGATTACAAAGGCAACAATACCAGGAATAACAACAATAAGAGGAAGAAGCAGCTTTAGGATTCCGGCAAAAGCCAAACCAGACTGAGCTTCCTTAACGCTCTTAGCGGCTAGCGCACGCTGAATAATGTACTGGTTACATCCCCAGTAGTAGAGGTTGGCAATCCACATTCCACCAATAAGAACGCTCAAACCTGGAAGGTTAGAGTACTGAGGGTTATCCTTGCTAAGAATCATATCGAACTTCTCTGGAGCCTTTTCGGTAAGCTTAATAAAGCCATCAAAAGCACTACCATTGTCGCCAAGGAACTGAAGAGCCACATAAGTGGTAAACAAGCCACCTCCGATAAGGAAAATTACCTGAACTACGTCGGTAACAGCAACCGATTTAAGACCACCGTAAACCGAATAGGCGGCAGAGAAAAGACCTAACACAACAATCCCAAACCAAAGCGGATCTACGCTGCACCCCATGATTAGAAGGTCCTTACCCTCGAACATCACATTCTTAATGGTAAGCGCACCTAGGTAAAGAATAGAGGCTAGGTTAACAAAAACAAAAACAGCTAGCCAGAAAATGGCCATGGTTGTTTTTACACGTTTATCGTAGCGCTGTTCTAGGAATTCGGGCATAGTATAAATTCCCATCTTAAGGAAGATTGGGAGGAAAAATACGGCAACGATAATCAGCGTAATTGCGGCCATAAACTCGTACGAGGCAATACCCATTCCGATAGCAAACCCCGAACCCGACATACCAATAAACTGTTCTGCCGAAATATTAGAAGCAATAAGCGACGCTCCAATTACCCACCAAGGTAATCCCTTACCAGCTAGGAAGTAGTCTGATGCATTCTTCTTTTCTCCTTTTTTTTCTCTCGATACCCAAAGGCCAATCCCCAAGATTAGGAACATATAGCCAATAAGGATGCCATAGTCTAAAACGTTAAATGTCATGTGTGCTAAAGTTTTTGATTGAACTGGTAAACTATACTGTGAAAGTACTCGTTGCCTGGTTGCAGAAGAGTACTTGGGAAAGACTCAATGTTAGGGCTGTTCGGATAGAATTGAGGCTCTAAGCAAAACGCGCTTCTAGATGGATAAACCTTACCATGCTTTCCAGGCAGTACTCCGTTATCGAAATTATCGGTATAGAACTGAACGCCAGGAAGCGTAGTGTACACATCCATTGTACGACTCGACCTAGGGGCCACCACACGCGCACAATGAGCAAGCCCCTCCTCTTTTCTGTCTATCACGTAACAATGATCAATTCCTCTACATTTTATTATAGGCTCGTAATCGGCGGCAACAACGCTGCCAATAACCTTGCTCTCTCGCAAATCTAAAGGTGTGTTGGCAACAGGCAATATATTCCCTGTAGGAACCATATTTACATCCGTCTCAAGATAGTAACTCGCATTTACGCTCGCAATATGATCGAGAATAGTTTCGCTGCTATCTCCATTCAGGTTAAAGTAGGAATGATGGGTGAGGTTAATGTGGGTAGGCTTTGTTGTAGTTGCTCTGTAGTCGATAGAAAGCCTCATATCGTTGCTCCATCGGTAACAAATCGCGATATTCAAATCACCAGGAAATCCGTATTTCCCATCCGGTATGCTACAGGAAAAGCAAACCGAATCGTTTTCGACCTCGTAGTTCCAAATCTCTGCCTCAATAGCGCTGCTGCCACTGTGAAGAAGGTTCGCGCCCTCGTTGGGCGTAAGGTTGTAGGTGTGCCCGTCAATCGTAAATGAGGCATTTTTGATGCGGTTAGCAAAAGGACCCGGATTTGATCCAAAAAAGCGTTCGCCGTTAAGGTAACTATCCAAATCGTTGTAGCCCAGCACAACATCGGCCAAATCGCCAGTTTTATCGGGCACAACAAGCGACACCAGCTTTGCGCCGTAGCTAGTAACCTTTACGTATGCTCCACTCTCGTTCTCAAGAGTTATCAAATCGACTTGCTCTCCTTTAGGTGTAACCCCAAACTTGTCAATTGCTATTTTCATGTGACGAAGTCTCTGTTCGTTTGGTTTAAGGGAGCAGCACAACGCGCTGCCGCATAACGTGCTGCTCTTGTATTACCGATCTATTCCCAAAGCTTATTTGGATACTCTCCGCAGGCAATCAGGCTGTTCAATTTCTCAACAACAGCAGGACGATCGCCCTGATAGGTAACACCGAACCATTGCGCATTGGTATCCAAAACCTTTAAGGTCGATGTACCATCGTTGATGAGCTTGTTAACCACTAGTGGAATAAAGAACTCCGACTTGATGTTCTCCATATTATTAGCAAGGAAATCGGCAAACATAGCATCCGAATGCTCGAAGTAATCGGGTGTGAAGCCCCACATATTCATCGAAACGATAGTGCTTGCATCAACAGCCACCAGCTGATCATTTTCGTCCTTATACTTAATCACCCCGTCGATTTTTTCGATGCTGGTACGCTCAACCACTCCGGTTAGGTTTTTGTTGGCATCAGTGCTGCAAACCCCACGCGATACAGAGCCCATCTCCGAAAGCGTGTTGCCTAGGTGGTAGCCCACCATGCAGTACTCGTTTTTCTTCCCGCTGATTTCGCTAAGAAACTTTCCAAGAACGGCAAATGCATCCTTTCCGTAGAAATCGTCGGCGTTGATAACTGCAAATGGCTCCTTAATGGCATCCTTTGCCATCATAACGGCGTGATTGGTTCCCCAAGGCTTGGTGCGCTCTGGGTTAAGGGCAAACTGGCTTGGAATCTTATCCAGCTCCTGAAGCACATAGTCTACTTCTATTTGGTTTGCGTAGCGCTCTTTAGAGAATACCTCCCTAAACTCCTTTTCGAAGCTGCCGCGAATTACGAAAACTACCTTGCCGAATCCGGCGCGGATAGCGTCGTAAATCGAGTAGTCCATTATGGTTTCGCCATTTGGTCCAAGACCATCCATTTGTTTAAGACTGCCATAGCGGCTTCCCATACCGGCAGCAAGTATCAACAACGTTGGTTTCATCCGAATAAAATTGTTTTTAAAGGTTGGATGCGACCCGCATAACAAGGTTTTGCATATATCTGTTTGCCACTGCTAGCCATGCGGGTTTCATCTTACTATTATTTATGATGGTTGTTTAAAGTGAATCGCGAACAATTAGCGAGAACGGATTTTCAATCTGGGCTGCTGTCTTATTTAGTATAAAGCTGGCTAGAGTTTCGCCCATCTTTGCAAAATCGGTTGAAATGGTTGTAATACCATTGGCCACCACCTCCTTCAGCGGAGTATCATTCAACGAAATAATACCTATATCAGAACCTATCGCCAAACCTTGATTACGGGAGAGCTTAACCAGCTCTACAAGGTGCGCATCGTTTACCACGAGGTAAACCTCACCCTCTTTCACAGATCTATTTCTCAGGTCGTTTATAACATCAAACGGCATATTTACCTCTTTACAGAAACGGATAAAGCCTCGAAGCTGAGACTCGGGCTCTTTTCCACCAGGATAAACCGATATGATCTTTCGATACTTGGCAATCCGATCCTTTGCCTCCATTAAGCCGCTATAAACCTGCTTTTCGAAGTTTTGGTATATTGTCGGATAGTTTCCCCTTAGCTCAACAGGTAGCTGATCTAGAATGTAAACCTTACCTTTTAAGTCTCCCAAAATAGAGGATATGCCCGTAAACTGAGCTGGCATCACAACATAAGCGGTATACTTGTAGTTGTTCTCTTTAAGAAGGTGGTTAAATATCTTTCTATTGAAATTATGGAAATAAAGGTCGACGTTGGCCTTATCCCCAATCGTTCGAATAAAAGAGTTGTAAAGCTCCTCCTTAAAAGCATTCAGCTCATCATAAAGCAGCATTATATTCTGCTCCATGTTCACGTTGGTAGAGCACACGTAGTAAGCCTTTCCCGGATGCGCTGCAATAATACCCTTTGATTTCAGCTCATTATAGGCTGTAAGAACCGTATCTCGCGAAAGGTCGAACTTTTCGCAGATTTCGTTAATCGATGGCATTTTATCGCCCAAAACCAACCGCTCTTCACCAATAGCGTCAAGAACAGAGTTGATAATCTGCTTATACTTAGAAACAGACAGGCTTTTGTCGATGCTAATAAAATCGAGTTGGCACATAGATTTCCCTCTTTTAACTGGTGGGTAAAGGTAGGCAAAAAACAATACAGCTTAGCTTAAGCTTGCCTATATACTGGCGATTTAACGTTTTCTAGCGGCTTTTATTGCTTGTGAAATATCACCTATGCAACTTAATGCATGACCGTTCGGTATTTTGCTGTTTTTTTACTGGTACGAACCGTACTGGTAGGATAGGGCGGAATCTGGCATGTCGATCAGCATGGGAAACTCCATCCTTAGCGGCTACCTGTTGGGGGAATGGGATGCCAAGAGGTTACCGCTGCTGCCGTGGTAATTAGCAGAAAGACGAACTCTTTAAAACTCTCTGCTTAACGATAATTTTTTAGGACTTTTGGCTATATTCGTTTCTGAATGAGGTGAAGGTAGCTCCTTCACCGATAGCCTAACCCCTAAATTTGCAGCGTATGCCATTGAACGATCTTATCTGCATAACCTTCTCCGACGACGAGAAGAAGGCCATAGACAACGCCCTAGCCACGCTGGAGCAGGTGCTGGAGGGCAAGGTGGTAAACCTTACGCCCCTGCAGCGCAAGAAGTACAGCCGCGTAAAGTACAACATGGAGGGATGGGTGAACCGTTCCTCAAGCTTCCTCTACAACAACCCGCACCTGATCCCCTCGTATGTTGATGCCTCGAAGCTAAAGCTCGACCTAGAGGCGCACGGCTACCTAAATCCGTTAATCGATAAAATGTCGCTTATCCTTCAGGGGCTGACGGACACCAACCTGCTGCTGGGCACCGACATCTACAACGCCTGCATGGGCTTCTACCGATCGGTAAAGGTTGCCTATAGGGGCAATGCGGCAGGCTCCTCAGCCATCTACGAAGAGCTTAAAAAGCAGTTCCCCGGTGGCAGAAAGAAGAAAGTCGAAGAGTAGCGATGGTCCATTAAATGCAATATGTCCTGTTCCTTCGTAAAACGAGACTTGTTTTTACGGCCTGGCAGCGTACAGAGGCAGGGCTACAAGTATCTCCACCATAGCTTAAGCCCATCTCGAAAAACCCCTAAATGTATTTCCGATATACATTTAATGTACTTCTGATATACATTAAATGTATTCCCGCAATACATTACAGCTATATTTGATATACCTCAAATGTATATCGAATATACGTTGAATACATTTCTGATATACCCATAATGTATTTCTGATATACTTTAAATGTATTTCCAATATACCTCGAATGTATATCCGATATACTTTAAATGTATTTCGGATATACATTTAATGCATGACGATGATCGGCTATTGCAGTGGTGGTGTAAACAAAAAGGGCCCCCGAAGGAGCCCTTAACCATAAGTTCTTATTCCGCTAGGAATGGGTATCGGTAGTCGGTAGGTGGATTTAGCGTCTCCTTAATCGAGCGTGGGTTGGTCCAGCGGATCAGGTTAAGGTAGCTACCTGCCTTGTCGTTGGTTCCCGATGCGCGTGCACCGCCAAAAGGCTGCTGTCCAACAACGGCTCCGGTCGGCTTATCGTTGATGTAGAAGTTGCCTGCGGCATACTTCAGCTTTTCGAAGGCCACCTCGGTGGCGTAGCGGTCGTTCGAGAAGATCGATCCTGTTAGCGCGTAAGGAGAGGTAGAATCTACAAGCTCCAGCGTTTCCTCAAACTTAGCATCCTCGTAAACGTGAATGGTTAGTACAGGACCAAATATTTCCTCTTCCATCGTAACGAAATGAGGATCGTTGGCTAGGATAACGGTAGGCTGTATGAAGTACCCCTTGCTCTTGTCGTAGGTTCCGCCGAATACGATCTCGGCATCCTTGGTGTTGCGGGCCTTCTCGATGTAGCCGGTAATCGAATCGAAGGCAGCCTCGTCGATAACGGCATTTACAAAGTTGGAGAAATTACGAACGTCTCCGACCTTTATATCTGTAAGCATTTTACCCATGCTATCTTTTACAGCATACCACATCGATTTTGGGATATATGCACGAGAAGCTGCCGAACATTTTTGTCCTTGAAACTCGAATGCACCACGAACCAGCGCAACGGCAACCTGCTGCACATCGGCCGATGGGTGTACCATTACGAAATCCTTACCGCCGGTTTCGCCAACAATCTTAGGATACGAGCGATAGTTAGGAAGATTTCGAGCAATTTCGGACCAGAATGAGTTGAAAGTCCAGGTAGATCCGGTGAAGTGAACGCCGGCAAACTCGCGATGAGCAAAGATCTCCTTGCCTATAACAGACCCTTTACCAGGAATAAAGTTAATTATGCCATCAGGTAGGCCTGCCTCCTTGTAGATTTGCATTAGGTAGTAGTTCGAAAGAATTGCCGTTGTAGCAGGCTTCCAAACCACCGCATTTCCCATAATCACAGGCGACATGCAGAGATTCGATGCAATAGCGGTAAAATTAAATGGGGTAACGGCGAATACAAACCCTTCGAGCGGACGATACTCCATGCGATTAACCACATCGGTAGTTGGCGACATTGGCTGATCGGCATAAATTTGAGACATGTAATATGCATTAAAGCGAAGGAAATCGATGGTTTCGCAAGCAGAATCGATCTCGGCTTGGAAGGCATTCTTACTTTGACCTAGCATGGTAGCTGCATTCATAACAGCTCTATACTTCTTTGCAATAAGCTCTGCAACCCGAATAGCAATGGATGCCCTCTCAACCCAAGGAATATTTTCCCATTTTTTACGAGCTTCTACAGCAGCCTCAATTGCCATTCGCACCTCTTTTTCTCCGGCCATGTGGTAGGTTGCTAAAACGTGTCCATGGTCGTGAGGCATGACAACTTTACCTAAGTTGCCAGTTCTAATCTCTTTTCCACCTATAATCAGTGGTATATCAATTTGTTGAGATGACATTCTCTCAAGTTCTGCAACCAACTCAAGCCGCTCGGGCGAATTTGGCGCATAGCTCAGAACTGGCTCGTTCTTTGGCTTTTCGAATCTAAAGACTGAATTATTCATACTGGTAGATTAAGTTTGTAACATATCGCGATCAAAGTTAAAAAATTTGAAATACCAAAGATGATTTTTGTAGAAAA
It contains:
- the galK gene encoding galactokinase; the encoded protein is MLKETVRKFFRDRFSATGAVYAAPGRVNLIGEHTDYNLGFVLPGAIDKAIVLEIKPNGTDAFNVASIDFKEETSFVANGQKTPYSWANYILGVIMELKALGYTTPGFDCVFGGNVPLGGGMSSSAALESAFAFAINDMNGFGLTRMQLAKVGQLAEHNYAGVRCGIMDQFASLHGQKDMLMKLDCRSLEYELVPFQLNGYKVILLDTNVKHTLASSEYNVRRSQCEEGVGVIAKKHPQVQSLRDVTLEMLAEVKDEVSPVVYNRCEYVVKENIRLNTACEALKSGDILLFGSEMYGSHEGLSKFYEVSCDELDFLVDVAKSVPGVIGSRMMGGGFGGCTITVVAEANHDEFVAKAVAQFEERFGKKPLVYDVVISDGARRVE
- a CDS encoding sodium/sugar symporter, which translates into the protein MTFNVLDYGILIGYMFLILGIGLWVSREKKGEKKNASDYFLAGKGLPWWVIGASLIASNISAEQFIGMSGSGFAIGMGIASYEFMAAITLIIVAVFFLPIFLKMGIYTMPEFLEQRYDKRVKTTMAIFWLAVFVFVNLASILYLGALTIKNVMFEGKDLLIMGCSVDPLWFGIVVLGLFSAAYSVYGGLKSVAVTDVVQVIFLIGGGLFTTYVALQFLGDNGSAFDGFIKLTEKAPEKFDMILSKDNPQYSNLPGLSVLIGGMWIANLYYWGCNQYIIQRALAAKSVKEAQSGLAFAGILKLLLPLIVVIPGIVAFVITSDPTNAHYNEISKPDAAYPWLLHNFVPNGVKGLAFAALVAAIVSSLASMMNSISTIFTMDIYNGYIKKDASQTHLVKVGRITAGVALLIAIPVAIMLQNLDQAFQFIQEFTGFVSPGALAIFLLGFFWKRATANGALLAALGTFVFSFILKVATPEIPFMDRMMIVFFICVLVMVISAYIEKKPESAKSIVLEKGMFNTGIGFKITSLVIIAILIFIYTIWW
- a CDS encoding aldose epimerase family protein; protein product: MKIAIDKFGVTPKGEQVDLITLENESGAYVKVTSYGAKLVSLVVPDKTGDLADVVLGYNDLDSYLNGERFFGSNPGPFANRIKNASFTIDGHTYNLTPNEGANLLHSGSSAIEAEIWNYEVENDSVCFSCSIPDGKYGFPGDLNIAICYRWSNDMRLSIDYRATTTKPTHINLTHHSYFNLNGDSSETILDHIASVNASYYLETDVNMVPTGNILPVANTPLDLRESKVIGSVVAADYEPIIKCRGIDHCYVIDRKEEGLAHCARVVAPRSSRTMDVYTTLPGVQFYTDNFDNGVLPGKHGKVYPSRSAFCLEPQFYPNSPNIESFPSTLLQPGNEYFHSIVYQFNQKL
- a CDS encoding nucleotidyltransferase family protein, which produces MKPTLLILAAGMGSRYGSLKQMDGLGPNGETIMDYSIYDAIRAGFGKVVFVIRGSFEKEFREVFSKERYANQIEVDYVLQELDKIPSQFALNPERTKPWGTNHAVMMAKDAIKEPFAVINADDFYGKDAFAVLGKFLSEISGKKNEYCMVGYHLGNTLSEMGSVSRGVCSTDANKNLTGVVERTSIEKIDGVIKYKDENDQLVAVDASTIVSMNMWGFTPDYFEHSDAMFADFLANNMENIKSEFFIPLVVNKLINDGTSTLKVLDTNAQWFGVTYQGDRPAVVEKLNSLIACGEYPNKLWE
- a CDS encoding GntR family transcriptional regulator, which translates into the protein MCQLDFISIDKSLSVSKYKQIINSVLDAIGEERLVLGDKMPSINEICEKFDLSRDTVLTAYNELKSKGIIAAHPGKAYYVCSTNVNMEQNIMLLYDELNAFKEELYNSFIRTIGDKANVDLYFHNFNRKIFNHLLKENNYKYTAYVVMPAQFTGISSILGDLKGKVYILDQLPVELRGNYPTIYQNFEKQVYSGLMEAKDRIAKYRKIISVYPGGKEPESQLRGFIRFCKEVNMPFDVINDLRNRSVKEGEVYLVVNDAHLVELVKLSRNQGLAIGSDIGIISLNDTPLKEVVANGITTISTDFAKMGETLASFILNKTAAQIENPFSLIVRDSL
- the pruA gene encoding L-glutamate gamma-semialdehyde dehydrogenase: MNNSVFRFEKPKNEPVLSYAPNSPERLELVAELERMSSQQIDIPLIIGGKEIRTGNLGKVVMPHDHGHVLATYHMAGEKEVRMAIEAAVEARKKWENIPWVERASIAIRVAELIAKKYRAVMNAATMLGQSKNAFQAEIDSACETIDFLRFNAYYMSQIYADQPMSPTTDVVNRMEYRPLEGFVFAVTPFNFTAIASNLCMSPVIMGNAVVWKPATTAILSNYYLMQIYKEAGLPDGIINFIPGKGSVIGKEIFAHREFAGVHFTGSTWTFNSFWSEIARNLPNYRSYPKIVGETGGKDFVMVHPSADVQQVAVALVRGAFEFQGQKCSAASRAYIPKSMWYAVKDSMGKMLTDIKVGDVRNFSNFVNAVIDEAAFDSITGYIEKARNTKDAEIVFGGTYDKSKGYFIQPTVILANDPHFVTMEEEIFGPVLTIHVYEDAKFEETLELVDSTSPYALTGSIFSNDRYATEVAFEKLKYAAGNFYINDKPTGAVVGQQPFGGARASGTNDKAGSYLNLIRWTNPRSIKETLNPPTDYRYPFLAE